One genomic region from Amycolatopsis sp. FBCC-B4732 encodes:
- a CDS encoding SRPBCC domain-containing protein, with protein MTDDDPTAIHVDQFLAHPARKVWRALTEPDLLERWMNMPNDIKPVVGHRFQLLAEPVPAAGFAGGPVACEVLEVEPERKLSIRWGPQWTVTWRLVPEGTGTRLFLSHEGFDPDDEFQRVSRRIMGGGWRSHVPKALARLLDTLPDPARLRSGGEPRDR; from the coding sequence GTGACCGACGACGATCCGACCGCGATCCACGTCGACCAGTTCCTCGCCCACCCGGCCCGCAAGGTGTGGCGCGCGCTGACCGAGCCGGACCTGCTCGAGCGGTGGATGAACATGCCCAACGACATCAAACCCGTGGTGGGACACCGGTTCCAGCTGCTGGCCGAGCCGGTGCCCGCGGCCGGGTTCGCCGGAGGCCCGGTGGCGTGCGAGGTGCTGGAGGTCGAGCCCGAACGCAAGCTCAGCATCCGCTGGGGTCCGCAGTGGACGGTCACCTGGCGGCTGGTGCCCGAAGGCACCGGCACCCGGCTGTTCCTCAGCCACGAAGGCTTCGACCCGGACGACGAGTTCCAGCGCGTCTCCCGGCGGATCATGGGCGGCGGCTGGCGCTCCCATGTGCCGAAGGCGCTGGCCCGGTTGCTGGACACGCTGCCGGACCCGGCCCGGTTACGATCGGGTGGTGAGCCCCGCGACCGCTGA
- a CDS encoding metalloregulator ArsR/SmtB family transcription factor, whose amino-acid sequence MPVNDDVFAALASPARREVLRLLLDGPMAAGSIAERFEMARPSLSEHLRVLREAGLVAEQRQGRNRVYRLDAAPLEEVADWLTPYERFWRSKLTTLRDLLDEEDDL is encoded by the coding sequence ATGCCGGTCAACGACGACGTCTTCGCCGCGCTGGCCAGCCCGGCCCGGCGCGAGGTCCTGCGGCTGCTGCTGGACGGGCCGATGGCGGCCGGCTCGATCGCGGAACGGTTCGAGATGGCCCGGCCGAGCCTGTCGGAACACCTCCGGGTGCTCCGGGAGGCCGGCCTGGTCGCCGAGCAGCGGCAGGGCCGCAACCGCGTCTACCGCCTCGACGCGGCGCCGCTGGAGGAAGTCGCGGACTGGCTCACGCCGTACGAACGCTTCTGGCGGAGCAAGCTCACCACCCTGCGAGACCTGCTCGACGAAGAGGACGACCTGTGA
- a CDS encoding VOC family protein — protein MTITHVQFLTLPVADHARARDFYVGKLGFEAFVDRRTPEGGRFVLVAPKGAKTGVVLTDQQVTDLDTDVAALRAAGVEVAEPEERPWGRATSFKDLDGRTLGLLQPSDFGTVPN, from the coding sequence ATGACGATCACCCACGTGCAGTTCCTGACCCTGCCGGTCGCCGACCACGCCCGCGCGCGGGACTTCTACGTCGGCAAGCTCGGCTTCGAAGCGTTCGTCGACCGCCGCACGCCCGAGGGCGGCCGGTTCGTGCTGGTCGCGCCGAAGGGGGCGAAGACCGGGGTCGTGCTGACCGACCAGCAGGTCACCGACCTCGACACCGACGTCGCCGCGCTGCGGGCCGCCGGGGTCGAGGTGGCCGAGCCGGAGGAGCGGCCGTGGGGGCGGGCTACGTCGTTCAAGGACCTCGACGGCCGCACCCTCGGCCTGCTCCAGCCGTCGGACTTCGGCACCGTGCCGAACTGA
- a CDS encoding FAD-dependent monooxygenase, producing the protein MEDVVIAGAGPNGLMLACELALAGVRPLVLERLPEPTTENRANGLVGQVVRLLDRRGLHERLAGPLGPPPPAFVFGAMRLDLTLTDPNPLNILGVPQRRVEAMLGERAAELGVEIRRGHELTGLGQDADAVTLDVSGPGGPSRISARYLVGADGGRSITRKLAGIGFPGVTEDRTLSQTSNATVPAEFVDPASGGLRVPGHGVIPPFFHYRTETGLFVYAPFPAGPLVTTMEWTDEEETGDEPPMTLDAQRASIRRVLGFDLPIGPPEGDGPHLLRRLRGRNTRLADKFREGRVLLVGDAAHVHSAIGGPGLNLGLQDAVGLGWKLAATVRGWAPAGLLDTYESERRPVAERVVMHTQAQAALITPGRDVTALRELFGELLRLPSTVQHIANLMSGADVRYEPATDHPLDGRWAPDLELADGTRLAELTTTARPLLLDFTGSLGDDLRGWTDRVDLVSGRAPGEVTALLIRPDGYVAWASSSPEPDDTERKALRTALERWFGDPIDM; encoded by the coding sequence ATGGAAGACGTCGTCATCGCCGGAGCCGGGCCCAACGGCCTCATGCTCGCCTGCGAACTCGCCCTCGCCGGGGTTCGCCCCCTGGTGCTGGAACGGCTGCCAGAGCCCACCACCGAGAACCGCGCCAACGGGCTCGTCGGCCAGGTCGTCCGCCTCCTCGACCGCCGCGGCCTGCACGAGCGGCTGGCCGGCCCGCTCGGCCCGCCCCCGCCCGCGTTCGTCTTCGGGGCGATGCGCCTGGACCTCACCCTGACCGACCCCAACCCGCTGAACATCCTCGGCGTGCCGCAACGGCGCGTCGAGGCGATGCTCGGCGAACGCGCCGCCGAACTCGGCGTCGAAATCCGCCGCGGCCACGAACTCACCGGGCTCGGCCAGGACGCCGACGCGGTCACCCTCGACGTCTCCGGTCCCGGTGGCCCGTCGCGGATCAGCGCGCGGTACCTCGTCGGCGCGGACGGCGGCCGCAGCATCACCCGCAAACTCGCCGGCATCGGCTTCCCCGGCGTCACCGAAGACCGCACGTTGTCCCAGACGTCCAACGCCACCGTGCCCGCCGAGTTCGTCGACCCGGCGTCCGGCGGCCTGCGGGTGCCCGGGCACGGCGTCATCCCGCCGTTCTTCCACTACCGCACCGAAACCGGCCTGTTCGTCTACGCGCCGTTCCCGGCCGGCCCGCTCGTCACCACGATGGAGTGGACCGACGAGGAGGAAACGGGCGACGAACCGCCGATGACCCTCGACGCGCAGCGCGCGAGCATCCGCCGCGTCCTCGGGTTCGACCTGCCGATCGGCCCGCCCGAAGGCGACGGCCCGCACCTGCTGCGCCGGCTGCGCGGACGCAACACCCGCCTCGCCGACAAGTTCCGCGAGGGCCGCGTCCTGCTGGTCGGCGACGCGGCGCACGTCCACTCCGCGATCGGCGGCCCTGGCCTCAACCTCGGGCTGCAGGACGCGGTCGGCCTCGGCTGGAAGCTCGCGGCCACCGTGCGCGGCTGGGCCCCGGCCGGGCTGCTCGACACCTACGAGAGCGAACGCCGCCCGGTCGCCGAGCGCGTCGTCATGCACACCCAGGCCCAGGCCGCGCTGATCACGCCCGGGCGCGACGTCACCGCACTGCGCGAGCTGTTCGGCGAGCTGCTGCGGCTGCCGAGCACGGTGCAGCACATCGCGAACCTGATGTCCGGCGCCGACGTCCGGTACGAACCGGCCACCGACCACCCGCTCGACGGCCGCTGGGCCCCGGACCTGGAGCTGGCCGACGGCACCCGGCTCGCCGAACTGACCACGACGGCCCGGCCGCTGCTGCTGGACTTCACCGGCTCGCTCGGCGACGACCTGCGCGGCTGGACCGACCGGGTCGACCTCGTCTCCGGCCGGGCGCCGGGGGAGGTGACGGCGTTGCTCATCCGCCCCGACGGCTACGTCGCCTGGGCGTCCAGCTCACCGGAGCCCGACGACACCGAGCGCAAGGCCCTCCGCACGGCACTGGAACGGTGGTTCGGCGACCCGATTGACATGTAG
- a CDS encoding TetR family transcriptional regulator yields MDAKGLRERKKHETRIALSWAAIRLTVERGFDNVRIEDIAAEAGVSTRTFSNYFGSKGEAIVARHHDRARAIAAALRERPDGEPIWEAVTQAALEGFPLGEPTGQAADRSWIEGLRLMVAEPALQGEFQKAGAAAEAEFATAVADRTGTDPARDIYPRLVAGVVGAALNVVTQQWLVAEPPPPLETLLRDVFGRLAAGLPEPR; encoded by the coding sequence ATGGACGCCAAAGGCCTGCGCGAGCGCAAGAAGCACGAGACGCGCATCGCGCTGAGCTGGGCGGCCATCCGGCTGACCGTCGAACGCGGCTTCGACAACGTCCGGATCGAAGACATCGCCGCCGAAGCCGGGGTGTCCACGCGGACCTTCAGCAACTACTTCGGCAGCAAGGGCGAAGCCATCGTCGCCCGCCACCACGACCGGGCGCGGGCGATCGCCGCCGCGCTGCGGGAGCGGCCCGACGGCGAACCGATCTGGGAGGCCGTCACCCAGGCGGCGCTCGAGGGGTTCCCGCTCGGCGAGCCCACCGGGCAAGCCGCCGACCGGTCGTGGATCGAAGGGCTGCGGCTGATGGTCGCGGAACCCGCACTGCAGGGCGAGTTCCAGAAAGCCGGCGCGGCGGCCGAGGCCGAGTTCGCCACCGCCGTCGCCGACCGCACCGGCACCGACCCGGCCCGGGACATCTACCCGCGGCTCGTCGCGGGGGTCGTCGGGGCCGCGCTCAACGTCGTCACCCAGCAGTGGCTCGTCGCTGAGCCGCCCCCACCGCTCGAAACGCTCCTGCGCGACGTGTTCGGCCGGCTCGCCGCCGGCCTGCCCGAACCGCGCTGA
- a CDS encoding MFS transporter translates to MVLGDNGVTHKVEADSKSGKVQVRRAALASAIGTTIEWYDFFLYNTAAALVFPHLFFPASSAYAGAMQSFATYAVGFAARPVGAAIFGHWGDRIGRKATLIVTLLLMGISSGVVGMLPGTSAIGFAAPLLLVLLRLVQGIAIGGEWSGSVLLAMEWGDQRKRGLLGSFAQIGVPVGLVLGTGGMTLLSATLSPEAFDSWGWRLPFLASLILVGVGLVIRLKILETPMFAKLVENRQTAKTPVLDAIKHHWREILLSAGVRFSEQMPFYLFTSYVLIYVVARHEFSKTFVLNAVLVGAACELALIPLFSSLSDRFGRKKVYLTGAVFTAVIAFPYFTILAHGSHALVFVAVVVSFVPHALQYGPQAALIGESFPTHLRYGGAGLGYQLASVFAGGPAPLLATWLLHTTGTPYSISGYIVLSAVVTVACVIALKDRSKADIDDVSVYQR, encoded by the coding sequence ATGGTCCTGGGCGACAACGGCGTCACTCACAAGGTGGAGGCGGACAGCAAGTCCGGCAAGGTGCAGGTCCGGCGGGCCGCGCTGGCGAGCGCGATCGGCACGACGATCGAGTGGTACGACTTCTTCCTCTACAACACCGCGGCGGCACTGGTCTTCCCGCACCTGTTCTTCCCCGCGTCGAGTGCGTACGCGGGAGCCATGCAGTCCTTCGCCACCTACGCGGTCGGGTTCGCCGCACGCCCGGTCGGGGCCGCGATCTTCGGGCACTGGGGTGACCGGATCGGACGGAAGGCGACGCTGATCGTCACCCTGCTGCTGATGGGCATCTCCTCCGGCGTGGTCGGGATGCTGCCCGGCACGTCGGCGATCGGGTTCGCCGCGCCGCTGCTCCTGGTGCTGCTGCGGCTGGTGCAGGGCATCGCCATCGGCGGTGAGTGGAGCGGCTCGGTGCTGCTCGCGATGGAGTGGGGCGACCAGAGGAAACGCGGCCTGCTGGGCAGTTTCGCGCAGATCGGCGTCCCGGTCGGGCTGGTGCTCGGCACCGGCGGCATGACGCTGCTGTCGGCAACGCTCTCCCCCGAGGCGTTCGACTCCTGGGGCTGGCGGCTGCCGTTCCTGGCCAGCCTGATCCTGGTCGGGGTCGGCCTGGTGATCCGGCTGAAGATCCTCGAGACGCCGATGTTCGCCAAGCTCGTGGAGAACCGGCAGACCGCGAAGACGCCGGTGCTCGACGCGATCAAGCACCACTGGCGGGAAATCCTGCTCTCGGCCGGCGTCCGGTTCAGCGAGCAGATGCCGTTCTACCTGTTCACCAGCTACGTGCTGATCTACGTCGTCGCGCGCCACGAGTTCAGCAAGACGTTCGTGCTCAACGCGGTCCTCGTCGGGGCGGCGTGCGAACTGGCGCTGATCCCGCTGTTCTCGTCGCTGTCGGACCGCTTCGGACGCAAGAAGGTGTACCTGACCGGCGCGGTGTTCACCGCGGTGATCGCGTTCCCGTACTTCACGATCCTGGCGCACGGCAGCCACGCGCTGGTGTTCGTCGCGGTGGTGGTGTCGTTCGTCCCGCACGCGCTGCAGTACGGGCCGCAGGCGGCGCTGATCGGCGAGAGCTTCCCGACGCACCTGCGCTACGGCGGTGCCGGGCTGGGTTACCAGCTGGCTTCGGTGTTCGCGGGCGGGCCGGCGCCGCTGCTGGCGACGTGGCTGCTGCACACGACCGGGACGCCGTACTCGATCTCGGGCTACATCGTGCTCTCGGCGGTGGTCACGGTGGCGTGCGTGATCGCGTTGAAGGACCGTTCGAAGGCCGACATCGACGACGTTTCCGTGTACCAGCGCTGA
- a CDS encoding SPFH domain-containing protein, translated as MVVPQAQSAVIERLGRFRTVASPGLNILVPFLDKVRARIDLREQVVSFPPQPVITEDNLTVSIDTVVYFQVTDSRAAVYEISNYIVGVEQLTTTTLRNVVGGMSLEQTLTSRDSINTQLRGVLDEATGRWGIRVSRVELKAIDPPPSIQDSMEKQMRADREKRAMILTAEGQRESAIKTAEGQKQSQILSAEGARQATILAAEAERQSRILRAQGERAARYLQAQGQAKAIEKVFAAIKAGRPTPEVLAYQYLQTLPQMAQGDANKVWMIPSDYGKALEGFARALGAPGDDGVFRYEPPKEDDVPAKPDLEDEEVSSWFETKSDPKVAEAVAAAEAVARKEVPAIGAPSAPSARPSIPRPSQPQPAPEPDEDRGTEVTPAPQQPPTPQSGQPALPQPQSPAGPPPGAQQYQGQPVPQSPPPGQFGGPQQQNPGSGPFPQQPPFGGPQGGPRR; from the coding sequence ATGGTGGTGCCGCAGGCCCAGTCCGCCGTGATCGAACGGCTCGGCCGGTTCCGCACGGTCGCCTCACCGGGCCTGAACATCCTCGTGCCGTTCCTGGACAAGGTGCGCGCCCGGATCGACCTGCGCGAGCAGGTCGTCTCGTTCCCGCCGCAGCCGGTGATCACCGAGGACAACCTGACGGTGTCGATCGACACCGTCGTGTACTTCCAGGTCACGGACTCGCGCGCCGCGGTGTACGAGATCTCCAACTACATCGTCGGTGTCGAGCAGCTGACCACCACCACGCTCCGCAACGTCGTCGGTGGCATGAGCCTCGAGCAGACCCTGACCTCCCGCGACTCCATCAACACCCAGCTGCGCGGGGTGCTGGACGAGGCGACCGGCCGGTGGGGCATCCGCGTGAGCCGGGTCGAGCTGAAGGCGATCGACCCGCCGCCCTCCATCCAGGACTCGATGGAGAAGCAGATGCGCGCCGACCGCGAGAAGCGCGCCATGATCCTCACCGCCGAAGGTCAGCGGGAGTCCGCGATCAAGACGGCGGAAGGTCAGAAGCAGAGCCAGATCCTCTCCGCCGAAGGTGCCCGCCAGGCCACCATCCTCGCCGCCGAAGCCGAGCGGCAGTCCCGGATCCTGCGGGCGCAGGGTGAGCGGGCCGCGCGGTACCTGCAGGCGCAGGGTCAGGCGAAGGCGATCGAGAAGGTGTTCGCCGCGATCAAGGCCGGCCGCCCGACCCCGGAGGTGCTGGCCTACCAGTACCTGCAGACGCTGCCGCAGATGGCGCAGGGCGACGCGAACAAGGTCTGGATGATCCCCAGCGACTACGGCAAGGCCCTCGAAGGCTTCGCCCGCGCGCTCGGTGCCCCCGGTGACGACGGGGTCTTCCGCTACGAGCCGCCGAAGGAGGACGACGTCCCGGCCAAGCCCGACCTCGAGGACGAAGAGGTCTCCAGCTGGTTCGAGACCAAGAGCGATCCGAAGGTCGCCGAGGCCGTCGCGGCCGCGGAAGCCGTGGCCCGCAAGGAGGTCCCGGCGATCGGGGCCCCGTCGGCGCCGTCCGCGCGGCCGTCGATCCCGCGCCCGTCCCAGCCGCAGCCCGCGCCGGAACCGGACGAGGACCGCGGCACGGAGGTCACGCCGGCCCCGCAGCAGCCGCCGACCCCGCAGAGCGGCCAGCCGGCGCTGCCCCAGCCGCAGTCCCCGGCCGGGCCGCCCCCGGGTGCCCAGCAGTACCAGGGCCAGCCGGTACCGCAGTCGCCGCCCCCGGGCCAGTTCGGCGGCCCGCAGCAGCAGAACCCGGGCAGCGGGCCGTTCCCGCAGCAGCCCCCGTTCGGCGGCCCCCAGGGCGGCCCGCGCCGCTGA
- a CDS encoding SPFH domain-containing protein, with product MSLGLVTVGEGRAAVIERLGKFRVVLGPGRHFVLPFVDSVRVRVDLGEQILSAPPRPVATGDGKEVDAGFEIVFTITDPQLATYAISNPAIAIEQLVRTALRQEAGRTTAERAVAAPGDLHRTVWTVLRDTTGRWGVAVRKLELSVRRPAAPETPSTAQEWY from the coding sequence GTGAGCCTCGGTCTCGTCACCGTCGGCGAAGGCCGGGCCGCGGTGATCGAACGGCTCGGGAAGTTCCGCGTCGTCCTCGGTCCCGGCCGTCACTTCGTGCTGCCCTTCGTCGACAGCGTCCGGGTGCGCGTCGACCTGGGCGAGCAGATCCTGTCCGCGCCGCCGCGGCCGGTCGCCACGGGGGACGGCAAGGAGGTCGACGCCGGCTTCGAAATCGTCTTCACGATCACCGACCCGCAGCTGGCGACCTACGCGATCAGCAACCCGGCCATCGCGATCGAACAGCTGGTGCGCACCGCGCTGCGGCAGGAAGCCGGCCGGACCACCGCCGAGCGCGCCGTCGCCGCGCCGGGGGACCTCCACCGCACGGTGTGGACGGTCCTGCGCGACACCACCGGCCGCTGGGGCGTCGCCGTGCGGAAGCTCGAGCTTTCGGTACGGCGCCCGGCGGCACCCGAGACACCGTCAACCGCGCAAGAATGGTACTAG
- a CDS encoding NfeD family protein, translating to MSWALVWLIVGIALMIAEVVSGDFVLIMLGVAALFGAGAEVLTGNVFIDVAVFAVTSVGMLVLVRPALKRRFLAGPTHHTGIEALIGARAVVVSTVDYEAGRVKLAGDVWSARSMSEHLPPIQPGTSVTVVEISGATAVVATEP from the coding sequence ATGTCTTGGGCACTGGTCTGGTTGATCGTCGGCATCGCCCTGATGATCGCGGAAGTCGTCTCCGGCGACTTCGTGCTGATCATGCTGGGGGTCGCCGCGCTCTTCGGCGCCGGCGCCGAGGTGCTCACCGGGAACGTCTTCATCGACGTCGCCGTGTTCGCCGTCACCTCCGTCGGCATGCTCGTGCTGGTGCGGCCCGCGCTCAAACGGCGCTTCCTCGCCGGCCCGACCCACCACACCGGCATCGAGGCGCTGATCGGGGCGCGCGCCGTCGTCGTGTCCACAGTGGACTACGAGGCGGGCCGGGTGAAGCTGGCCGGGGACGTCTGGTCGGCGCGCAGCATGTCCGAGCACCTCCCGCCCATCCAGCCCGGCACGTCGGTCACCGTCGTCGAGATCTCCGGGGCCACCGCCGTCGTGGCGACCGAGCCGTGA
- a CDS encoding DUF3097 domain-containing protein: protein MRSHSYDDVLAGKRRKKVPEVPAEPGLVVEDPVSGFCGAVVKIEYGNVVLEDAKGRHRVFPFVPAGFLLEGKPVTLVPFKAPAKAPERQISASGSVKVQGLRARVARDSRIWVEGKHDAELVERVWGHDLRVEGVVVEPLDGVDVLADRIAEFGTGPGRRLGVLVDHLVPGSKESRLVAAVRDENVLVTGHPYIDVWEAVRPAAVGIEAWPKIPRGTEWKQGICDALGWGQPFEGWQRVLSGVSSFRDLETPLIGAVERLIDFVTEPAEED from the coding sequence GTGCGCTCCCACTCCTATGACGACGTGCTCGCCGGCAAGCGCCGCAAGAAGGTGCCGGAGGTCCCCGCCGAACCCGGGCTCGTGGTCGAGGACCCGGTCAGCGGCTTCTGCGGCGCGGTGGTGAAGATCGAGTACGGCAACGTCGTGCTCGAAGACGCCAAGGGCCGCCACCGCGTCTTCCCGTTCGTCCCCGCCGGCTTCCTGCTGGAGGGCAAGCCGGTGACGCTGGTGCCGTTCAAGGCCCCGGCCAAGGCACCCGAGCGGCAGATCTCGGCGTCCGGCTCGGTCAAGGTCCAGGGCCTGCGGGCCCGCGTCGCCCGCGACTCCCGCATCTGGGTCGAAGGCAAGCACGACGCCGAGCTCGTCGAACGCGTCTGGGGCCACGACCTGCGCGTCGAAGGCGTCGTCGTCGAACCGCTGGACGGCGTCGACGTGCTCGCCGACCGCATCGCCGAGTTCGGCACCGGCCCCGGCCGCCGCCTGGGCGTACTGGTCGACCACCTCGTCCCCGGCAGCAAGGAGTCGCGGCTGGTCGCGGCCGTCCGCGACGAGAACGTGCTGGTCACCGGGCACCCGTACATCGACGTCTGGGAAGCCGTGCGGCCCGCGGCGGTCGGGATCGAGGCGTGGCCGAAGATCCCGCGCGGCACCGAGTGGAAGCAGGGGATCTGCGACGCGCTCGGCTGGGGGCAACCTTTCGAAGGCTGGCAACGTGTCCTGAGCGGGGTGAGCAGTTTCCGCGACCTCGAGACCCCGCTCATCGGGGCCGTGGAGCGGCTCATCGACTTCGTCACCGAACCCGCCGAGGAGGACTGA
- a CDS encoding aminoglycoside phosphotransferase family protein, protein MAAVLIDAATRARLVGRFGADLAEPWCDTFPGLVARLSARWGLTVREARPGNTGRTLLCTGPGGDLRVLKLTPDPEVARLEATGLRAWAGCTRAVQVLGTDLDAGAILLEGLVPGTELRGREVPWPELGEMLAELHGVKPSEDLPPLTDRVTFMYDITERTVVGSGSAAEPYLTPELLARARHRAMALAQDGPVAVVHGDLHPGNVLDAGPGRGLVAIDPRPSVGDPAFDLADWLYLPLAAGGTLDDGVEALRPHLPGLDADRALAWCAALAPLAAHAPLRRGERTPFTEALLELSR, encoded by the coding sequence GTGGCCGCTGTTCTGATCGACGCCGCGACCCGGGCCCGGCTCGTCGGCCGTTTCGGCGCCGACCTGGCCGAACCCTGGTGCGACACCTTCCCCGGCCTGGTCGCCCGCCTGAGCGCGCGGTGGGGGCTGACCGTCCGCGAGGCCCGGCCCGGCAACACCGGCCGCACCCTGCTGTGCACCGGCCCCGGCGGCGACCTGCGCGTGCTCAAGCTGACCCCGGACCCCGAGGTCGCCCGGCTCGAGGCCACCGGCCTGCGCGCCTGGGCCGGGTGCACGCGGGCGGTGCAGGTCCTCGGCACCGACCTCGACGCCGGCGCGATCCTGCTCGAAGGCCTGGTCCCCGGCACCGAACTGCGCGGCCGCGAGGTCCCGTGGCCGGAGCTGGGCGAAATGCTGGCCGAGCTGCACGGCGTCAAGCCCTCTGAAGACCTGCCGCCGCTCACCGACCGGGTGACGTTCATGTACGACATCACCGAGCGCACCGTCGTGGGCTCGGGCTCCGCGGCCGAGCCGTACCTGACTCCGGAACTCCTCGCGCGGGCCCGGCACCGGGCGATGGCACTGGCCCAGGACGGACCGGTCGCGGTCGTGCACGGCGACCTGCACCCGGGCAACGTCCTCGACGCCGGCCCCGGCCGCGGCCTGGTCGCGATCGACCCGCGACCGAGCGTCGGCGACCCGGCCTTCGACCTCGCCGACTGGCTCTACCTGCCGCTGGCCGCCGGCGGCACGCTGGACGACGGCGTCGAAGCGCTCCGGCCGCACCTGCCCGGCCTCGACGCGGACCGCGCCCTCGCGTGGTGCGCCGCGCTCGCTCCGCTGGCCGCCCACGCACCGCTGCGCCGCGGCGAGCGCACTCCGTTCACCGAAGCCCTGCTGGAACTGTCCCGCTGA
- a CDS encoding SCO1664 family protein, producing the protein MAPTPDPADPASRELVTHGRIDVEGRLVDASNVTLFCAIELDGVTGRVVYKPVSGERPLWDFPDGTLAGREVATAIIADAAGVGAIPPTVLRDGPFGPGMVQLWVETTEDDLVEVLPPDDVPDGWRPVLHAHDRLGEPAVLAHADHPGLRDLAVLDIVVNNTDRKGGHLLPGVDGRVYGVDHGICLHTDPKLRTVLWGWIGEPVPPDVVEKLRKLRSELDGGLGETLAEHITGFEIRALADRTDVLLAEGIFPEPGDDWRAIPWPLF; encoded by the coding sequence ATGGCCCCCACCCCCGATCCGGCCGACCCGGCGTCGCGCGAGCTGGTCACCCACGGCCGCATCGACGTCGAAGGCCGGCTGGTGGACGCCTCCAACGTCACGCTCTTCTGCGCCATCGAGCTCGACGGTGTCACCGGCCGGGTCGTCTACAAGCCGGTGTCGGGGGAGCGGCCGCTGTGGGACTTCCCCGACGGCACGCTGGCCGGACGCGAAGTAGCCACCGCGATCATCGCCGACGCCGCCGGCGTCGGCGCCATCCCGCCGACCGTGCTGCGCGACGGGCCGTTCGGTCCCGGCATGGTCCAGCTGTGGGTCGAGACCACCGAGGACGACCTCGTCGAGGTCCTCCCGCCCGACGACGTCCCCGACGGCTGGCGCCCGGTGCTGCACGCCCACGACCGGCTCGGCGAACCCGCGGTGCTGGCCCACGCCGACCACCCCGGGCTGCGCGACCTCGCCGTGCTCGACATCGTCGTCAACAACACCGACCGCAAGGGCGGGCACCTGCTGCCCGGCGTCGACGGCCGCGTCTACGGCGTCGACCACGGCATCTGCCTGCACACCGACCCGAAGCTGCGCACCGTGCTGTGGGGCTGGATCGGCGAGCCGGTACCGCCGGACGTCGTCGAGAAGCTGCGCAAGCTGCGTTCGGAGCTCGACGGCGGCCTCGGCGAGACCCTGGCCGAGCACATCACCGGCTTCGAGATCCGCGCGCTCGCCGACCGCACCGACGTCCTGCTCGCCGAAGGCATCTTCCCCGAGCCGGGCGACGACTGGCGCGCCATCCCGTGGCCGCTGTTCTGA